One window of uncultured Methanoregula sp. genomic DNA carries:
- a CDS encoding ATP-binding protein — protein MLLNGTGSAGIKADNPATLSMLKTPALVFGTLTALTGLLGIAGLYSGIPVLISVIPGSKPIALSASACWLLFGILLILLEIRGIKDWQKTGITALLSLIILAGLIELPMNLSGMHSPPESFILAVTTLYFPQTSTPVSPVAVILILFSATALIILFRRRDISDGPYAPGNLAGVLGLAIALAGFTLILGYIYGTPFLYGSSFIPIAFTSALAAFFMGCGLIAAAGISGFPLRYFTGKSIRARLLRYFLPLTVALVIIQNYLDWFLAWNLGINNVLVISASLALFCLITAYAVFQAAEALSLRVAREELLRKKAEETLRISEERYRGIFENMLNGFAYCRMIFENGKPSDFTYLVVNRAFGELTGLHGVEGRNVSEVIPGLRETDPKLLERYGEVAMTGAPARFEIFVESLMMWFSISVYSPQKGDFVAVFDVITDRKTAEQELKKTMGMLSRAQSIAHVGSWQYDVNKNIIEWSDELYRIFGILPGQFDLSRENIRSRIHPDDREKHDRMIAAAISTGHYDHEEYRIILPDGSFRYIAGYGNVETDEIRGTVHVIGVVQDVTDRRLAAEQREILIKNLEQKNAELERFTYTVSHDLKSPLITIRGFLGLLEEDALKGNIPQLKTDIDRISSAADKMQTLLTDLLALSRIGRISNPPERVLFGTIVREAEELLAGSLRKQAVAIEIAPDLPEVYVDRTRIREVLVNLIENAQKFMGDQPEPEIHIGMIQKDEEPAFFVKDNGVGIEPQYQEKIFGLFEKLDGRTEGSGVGLTIVKRIIEVHGGRIWIESEGVGKGTTVFFTLPVIGSKCIYNPAEGKNT, from the coding sequence ATGTTGCTTAACGGGACAGGATCAGCAGGTATCAAGGCGGATAACCCTGCAACCCTGTCAATGCTAAAGACTCCGGCTCTTGTATTTGGAACGTTAACTGCACTTACCGGATTACTCGGGATTGCCGGGCTGTATTCAGGTATACCGGTTTTGATCAGTGTTATCCCGGGATCCAAACCCATTGCACTCTCTGCATCAGCATGCTGGCTCCTTTTCGGGATCCTGTTAATACTCCTGGAGATACGGGGTATAAAGGACTGGCAGAAAACCGGGATCACTGCTCTCCTCTCCCTCATCATTCTTGCCGGACTCATCGAACTCCCCATGAACCTGTCCGGAATGCATTCCCCTCCTGAATCATTCATCCTGGCTGTGACAACACTCTATTTTCCGCAGACCTCAACACCTGTTTCTCCCGTAGCGGTTATCCTCATCCTGTTCTCGGCAACAGCCCTGATTATTTTATTCCGGAGAAGGGACATTTCGGATGGACCTTACGCACCCGGAAACCTCGCGGGCGTTCTGGGACTGGCGATTGCGCTCGCGGGCTTTACCCTGATTCTTGGATATATCTATGGTACGCCCTTCCTCTACGGATCGTCCTTCATACCCATTGCATTCACCTCAGCACTCGCAGCGTTCTTCATGGGATGCGGGCTCATTGCAGCAGCAGGAATATCCGGTTTTCCGCTCAGGTATTTCACCGGCAAGTCAATCCGTGCCCGGTTGCTCCGGTACTTCCTTCCCCTTACCGTTGCCCTGGTCATCATCCAAAATTATCTTGACTGGTTTCTCGCATGGAACCTCGGAATCAACAATGTTCTTGTAATATCCGCAAGCCTGGCATTGTTCTGTCTGATCACGGCATATGCAGTCTTTCAGGCAGCAGAAGCCCTGAGCCTTCGGGTTGCCCGGGAGGAACTGCTGCGAAAAAAGGCGGAGGAGACCCTCAGGATCAGTGAAGAGCGATATCGTGGGATCTTCGAAAACATGCTCAACGGATTTGCCTATTGCAGGATGATCTTCGAAAACGGAAAACCATCGGACTTTACGTACCTTGTTGTGAACCGTGCATTTGGCGAGCTGACCGGGTTACACGGTGTCGAAGGCAGGAATGTTTCTGAAGTCATCCCCGGCCTCCGGGAGACGGATCCAAAACTCCTTGAACGATATGGCGAGGTAGCCATGACCGGAGCGCCTGCAAGGTTCGAGATATTTGTTGAATCCCTGATGATGTGGTTCTCAATCTCGGTCTATTCCCCACAGAAAGGAGACTTTGTCGCGGTGTTCGATGTGATCACCGACCGGAAAACAGCAGAGCAGGAACTGAAAAAGACCATGGGGATGTTATCCCGGGCCCAGTCCATAGCGCATGTGGGCAGCTGGCAGTATGATGTAAACAAAAATATCATCGAATGGTCGGATGAACTTTACCGGATCTTCGGGATTTTGCCGGGTCAATTCGATCTCTCCCGGGAAAATATCCGGAGCCGGATACATCCCGATGACCGGGAAAAACACGACAGGATGATTGCAGCCGCGATCTCAACCGGCCACTATGATCATGAAGAATACCGGATTATCCTTCCGGATGGCTCTTTTCGCTACATTGCAGGGTATGGGAACGTAGAAACAGATGAAATCCGGGGAACTGTCCATGTCATCGGTGTTGTACAGGATGTAACCGATCGCAGGCTGGCCGCGGAGCAGCGGGAAATATTGATCAAGAATCTGGAGCAGAAAAATGCTGAACTCGAACGGTTCACCTATACCGTCTCCCACGATCTCAAGAGCCCGCTGATCACGATTCGCGGATTCCTGGGATTGCTTGAGGAAGATGCCCTCAAAGGAAATATACCTCAGCTCAAGACTGACATAGACCGGATTTCATCCGCAGCGGATAAAATGCAGACACTTCTCACCGACCTGCTCGCTCTCTCCCGTATCGGACGGATCAGCAACCCACCGGAACGGGTTTTGTTTGGCACGATTGTCCGGGAGGCGGAGGAGCTGCTGGCGGGATCGCTGCGGAAACAGGCGGTTGCAATCGAGATCGCCCCGGATCTTCCCGAGGTGTACGTTGATCGTACCCGAATCAGGGAGGTACTTGTCAACCTGATCGAGAATGCACAAAAATTCATGGGTGACCAGCCTGAACCGGAAATCCACATCGGGATGATACAAAAGGATGAAGAGCCTGCCTTTTTCGTGAAGGACAACGGGGTGGGAATCGAACCGCAGTACCAGGAAAAAATTTTCGGTCTTTTCGAGAAACTGGATGGAAGGACGGAGGGGTCAGGTGTCGGACTGACAATAGTGAAGAGGATTATCGAAGTTCACGGTGGCAGGATCTGGATTGAATCGGAAGGTGTGGGAAAAGGGACAACCGTTTTTTTCACCCTGCCGGTGATCGGAAGCAAGTGCATTTATAATCCGGCAGAAGGTAAGAACACGTAA
- a CDS encoding TrkA C-terminal domain-containing protein encodes MALRSLNLPGVGTKYEFETDKGDTVAIFFTKTGTIQMYTLQKGCHTPSAAEMTPVEARRLGNILTGAIIEADQESVEIAFSALADLRVTIHTFYIPKSVVGKTIEDLQIRAKTGATVIAVCRQDKNIINPPPSFVFETGDAALVIGESDQIKQFEREIMVD; translated from the coding sequence ATGGCTCTTCGCTCCCTCAATCTTCCCGGTGTTGGAACTAAATACGAATTCGAGACGGACAAGGGTGATACGGTGGCGATCTTTTTTACGAAGACCGGCACGATCCAGATGTATACTCTCCAGAAAGGTTGCCACACGCCAAGCGCGGCTGAGATGACCCCGGTCGAAGCGCGGAGGCTTGGAAACATCCTGACCGGCGCAATCATTGAGGCAGACCAGGAGAGCGTGGAGATTGCGTTCTCAGCGCTTGCTGACCTGCGGGTCACCATCCATACGTTCTATATTCCCAAGTCCGTAGTCGGGAAGACGATCGAAGACCTCCAGATCCGGGCCAAGACCGGGGCGACCGTGATTGCGGTCTGCCGCCAGGATAAGAACATCATCAATCCGCCCCCGTCATTTGTCTTTGAGACCGGGGATGCGGCGCTGGTCATTGGGGAGAGCGACCAGATCAAACAATTCGAGCGCGAAATTATGGTGGATTAA
- a CDS encoding cation:proton antiporter, with protein sequence MEGIVLALFLCLLLALVTKYFSLPAIPFYILAGVLLGKAGLGMVQADEISKFFSEMGLLFLLFFMGLGIKPERIMANRSAVLTSGIIDLNVNMIIGFIAAYMLGFSLSESLIVASAFYISSTAMAVTSLIENRKLMLRESETVIWLMVFEDLVLIVVMALISAGNQNLIIFFVKIICVLGVLYALAHYGKEFLVSILDRDDELPIIFTFAAVLITASFSMFLGVPETMMVIALGVAFATTDPDAFEQHARPFKDVFLVVFFVFFGVTIDFSGGVNWFVIGVISILAVMSKLISGVLTGMFIHGSAMSGLEIWANTIARGEFSIALAVLYGTPLVGTTIAVMVIVTSIIGSFAAKYSTFLRRGITHMGRRSGPSRRVHSGR encoded by the coding sequence ATGGAAGGGATAGTACTCGCGCTTTTTCTGTGCCTGCTGCTGGCGCTCGTGACAAAATACTTCTCCCTCCCGGCAATTCCCTTCTACATCCTTGCCGGGGTATTACTGGGAAAAGCAGGGCTGGGGATGGTCCAGGCAGACGAGATCAGCAAGTTTTTCTCAGAGATGGGACTGCTCTTCCTGCTCTTCTTCATGGGCCTTGGCATCAAGCCGGAGCGGATTATGGCAAACCGTTCTGCGGTACTTACCAGCGGGATCATCGATCTCAACGTCAACATGATCATCGGGTTCATTGCGGCGTACATGCTCGGCTTCTCGCTCTCTGAATCCCTCATCGTTGCTTCGGCATTCTATATCTCGAGCACCGCCATGGCGGTCACCTCCTTAATCGAGAACCGGAAGCTGATGCTCCGCGAATCAGAAACGGTTATCTGGCTGATGGTCTTTGAGGATCTGGTCCTGATCGTTGTGATGGCCCTCATATCCGCGGGAAACCAGAATCTGATCATCTTCTTTGTCAAGATCATATGTGTGCTGGGAGTCCTCTATGCTCTCGCCCACTACGGTAAGGAATTCCTCGTCTCCATTCTCGACCGTGACGATGAACTCCCCATCATCTTCACGTTTGCGGCGGTCCTGATCACCGCATCGTTCTCAATGTTCCTTGGCGTCCCTGAAACAATGATGGTGATAGCTCTCGGGGTAGCCTTTGCGACCACGGATCCCGATGCGTTCGAACAGCACGCCCGTCCCTTCAAAGATGTTTTCCTGGTGGTCTTCTTCGTATTCTTCGGTGTCACGATCGACTTTTCCGGGGGAGTGAACTGGTTTGTGATTGGTGTTATTTCCATTCTCGCCGTCATGAGCAAACTCATATCCGGCGTTCTCACGGGCATGTTCATTCACGGTTCGGCGATGTCTGGCCTGGAGATATGGGCAAACACGATTGCGAGGGGAGAATTTTCGATCGCTCTTGCCGTCCTCTATGGTACTCCGCTGGTAGGAACAACCATTGCCGTCATGGTGATTGTGACATCGATTATCGGCTCCTTTGCTGCAAAATACAGCACATTCCTGCGTCGGGGAATCACGCATATGGGGAGGCGGAGCGGCCCTTCGAGGCGCGTACATTCCGGGCGCTGA
- a CDS encoding adenylyltransferase/cytidyltransferase family protein, translated as MSARRIVATGTFDILHPGHVYYLEESKKLGDELFVIVARDANVKHKPHPIIPEEQRLKMVAALKPVDHAMLGDRTDMFRPIREIRPDIVTIGFNQRFSEEELARQLAEKELPARVVRIGKYAEGDLCSSRLVVQRILEKRCNDSQIF; from the coding sequence ATGAGCGCCCGCCGTATCGTTGCTACCGGTACATTCGACATCCTCCACCCGGGCCATGTCTACTACCTGGAAGAGTCAAAGAAACTCGGTGATGAACTCTTTGTGATCGTTGCACGGGATGCAAACGTCAAACACAAGCCGCACCCGATCATCCCGGAAGAGCAGCGCCTTAAGATGGTCGCTGCCCTCAAGCCTGTGGACCATGCAATGCTCGGGGACAGAACCGATATGTTCCGGCCGATCCGGGAGATCCGCCCGGACATCGTCACCATCGGGTTCAACCAGAGGTTCAGCGAAGAGGAACTTGCACGCCAGCTGGCTGAAAAAGAACTGCCGGCCCGTGTTGTCCGGATCGGGAAGTATGCAGAAGGCGATCTCTGCAGTTCCCGCCTGGTTGTCCAGCGCATCCTCGAAAAGCGGTGCAACGATAGCCAGATTTTCTAA
- a CDS encoding Mov34/MPN/PAD-1 family protein yields the protein MKIRGIRKELISLLLEMGRESHPNEFVGVLRERDGILDEINLLPGTIGREDSASLFYDMMPLDTHVSGSAHSHPNGVLRPSLADVNFFPRTGRYHLIIGYPYGEDNWKCFTADGEPFDMDVIA from the coding sequence ATGAAAATTCGCGGTATCAGGAAGGAACTCATTTCTCTTCTGCTGGAGATGGGGCGCGAAAGCCACCCGAACGAGTTTGTCGGTGTGCTCCGGGAAAGAGATGGGATCCTGGACGAGATCAACCTGCTTCCCGGCACCATCGGGCGCGAGGATTCGGCCTCCCTTTTCTATGACATGATGCCGCTCGACACCCACGTTTCCGGCAGCGCCCACAGCCACCCCAACGGCGTACTCCGGCCATCCCTTGCCGATGTGAATTTTTTTCCCCGGACCGGCCGGTACCACCTGATCATCGGTTATCCATACGGAGAGGATAACTGGAAATGTTTCACTGCCGATGGTGAACCATTCGATATGGACGTGATCGCATGA
- the budA gene encoding acetolactate decarboxylase: MDNLKFFLGIGLAVVLVFCGAAAYTQIVKIAPAPSYSDRETLYQVSTIDALAQGTFEGVEPVKNLKKHGDFGVGTFDALDGEMVMLDGKIYQIRADGKVYPANDSATTPFAVVTVFDRDVTIPVSRPMNFTGLTDEISHKFPSKNMIYAVRVHGTFPSVTVRSVPAQQKPYPTLAEAARNQSVFTYTNMTGTIVGFYLPDIMKGLNMPGYHLHFISDDRTKGGHLLDFTSPAGTDVELDLTPSIATTLPNTTAFSETDLSRDMSEDLAGVER; the protein is encoded by the coding sequence ATGGATAACCTGAAATTTTTTCTTGGCATAGGACTTGCAGTAGTACTTGTCTTCTGCGGGGCAGCAGCCTATACCCAGATCGTAAAGATCGCGCCCGCACCATCGTACTCTGATCGCGAGACGCTCTACCAGGTGTCAACGATCGATGCCCTTGCACAGGGAACATTTGAGGGTGTCGAACCCGTGAAGAACCTGAAAAAACACGGGGACTTCGGGGTCGGGACGTTCGATGCACTCGATGGCGAGATGGTCATGCTTGACGGGAAAATCTACCAGATCCGCGCCGACGGGAAAGTGTACCCCGCGAACGACAGTGCTACAACCCCGTTCGCGGTTGTCACGGTTTTTGATCGCGATGTAACCATACCCGTTTCCCGGCCAATGAATTTTACCGGACTCACCGATGAGATTTCCCATAAATTTCCTTCGAAAAATATGATCTACGCGGTACGGGTCCACGGTACGTTCCCCTCGGTCACGGTGAGGAGCGTACCTGCCCAGCAGAAACCATACCCTACCCTTGCTGAAGCTGCCAGGAACCAGTCGGTCTTCACGTATACCAACATGACGGGAACCATCGTGGGATTTTACCTGCCGGATATCATGAAAGGGCTCAATATGCCCGGGTATCATCTCCACTTCATCAGCGATGACAGAACGAAGGGGGGTCATCTCCTCGATTTCACGAGTCCGGCGGGCACGGATGTCGAGCTTGATCTCACCCCTTCAATTGCCACAACGCTTCCCAATACAACAGCATTTTCAGAAACCGATCTCTCCCGGGACATGAGCGAGGATCTCGCCGGAGTCGAACGATAG
- a CDS encoding peptidylprolyl isomerase: MSGKKHLYSMAKKARASHILVKTEQQATQIMKRLADGEEFAAVAKRFSGCPSGKSGGDLGWFTMGQMVPEFEKVAFEEDVGKVVGPIKTQFGYHVIKVTGRD, encoded by the coding sequence ATTTCTGGAAAAAAGCACCTGTACAGCATGGCAAAAAAGGCACGTGCATCCCATATCCTGGTAAAAACCGAACAACAGGCAACCCAGATCATGAAGCGCCTTGCTGATGGTGAGGAATTTGCTGCCGTGGCAAAACGGTTCTCCGGTTGCCCATCAGGAAAGAGTGGCGGCGACCTCGGGTGGTTCACCATGGGCCAGATGGTCCCGGAGTTCGAGAAAGTAGCCTTCGAAGAGGACGTAGGCAAAGTTGTCGGCCCCATCAAGACCCAGTTCGGGTATCACGTTATCAAAGTGACCGGAAGAGATTGA
- a CDS encoding dihydropteroate synthase-like protein: MRILLPTGAATEEMVKKAAAGLDARVAVTGEIASFLTPHRLRELLKQGQFDLVLVPGMCTASFEQVERETGVPVYRGPRHAADLSQILPLVGSIPLSRTIPADELLSAKKTEAAMKQVEEAERGAEGDFCIRGMKVGGRSRMKVLAEIMDAHKHENIRDRVVACFSAGADIVDLGFGFDAVPNDIARVFSELGGIEQPLAVDTQDPALIKAALVRADIVLSLQEQNIPAIGKEVARAGAAAVVVPGRSTLAKNIALAKRAGISCIIADPLLQPVGSGLVASLKNFRKSAYPLFFGAGNVVELLDADSPGANALLAGIAMELGAAVIFTSEHSDKSRGSVREMRRATDMMVLARDRPYPKDLGIDLLILKEKRRRREPPLDYDTMIPAKKMPDDLEYDPKGNFRIGIEGDKIVAVIHGKAISGKRWQDLLHTIIDAGDISLLDHAGYLGRELYKAELAIRYWRSFEQDGEF; encoded by the coding sequence ATGCGCATCCTCCTCCCCACCGGTGCCGCAACGGAAGAAATGGTAAAAAAAGCCGCAGCGGGTCTCGATGCCCGCGTGGCAGTCACCGGGGAGATTGCATCGTTTCTGACACCTCACCGGCTTCGTGAACTCTTAAAACAGGGCCAGTTCGATCTGGTCCTCGTTCCCGGTATGTGCACCGCATCCTTTGAACAGGTAGAGCGCGAGACCGGGGTTCCGGTCTATCGCGGGCCCCGCCACGCAGCAGATCTTTCCCAGATCCTGCCCCTTGTTGGCTCCATCCCGCTCTCCCGGACGATTCCCGCCGACGAACTCCTGTCGGCAAAAAAAACAGAAGCCGCGATGAAACAGGTGGAGGAAGCCGAGCGGGGCGCGGAAGGCGATTTTTGCATCCGGGGAATGAAAGTCGGCGGAAGATCCCGGATGAAAGTTCTCGCCGAGATCATGGATGCACACAAACACGAGAACATCCGCGACAGAGTCGTGGCGTGTTTTTCCGCAGGCGCGGATATTGTGGATCTGGGGTTTGGTTTCGATGCTGTCCCGAACGATATTGCGCGGGTTTTTTCCGAGCTTGGGGGGATCGAACAACCTCTCGCCGTAGATACGCAGGATCCGGCACTGATCAAGGCTGCACTCGTGCGGGCGGACATCGTACTCAGCCTCCAGGAACAAAACATACCGGCCATTGGTAAAGAGGTGGCACGCGCCGGTGCAGCTGCGGTGGTCGTACCGGGCAGGAGCACGCTTGCAAAGAATATTGCCCTTGCAAAGCGGGCAGGTATCAGCTGCATCATTGCTGACCCGCTCCTCCAGCCGGTTGGATCAGGTCTTGTCGCCTCCCTCAAAAATTTCAGGAAATCTGCGTATCCTCTCTTTTTCGGGGCGGGAAACGTTGTCGAATTGCTGGATGCAGACTCCCCCGGGGCCAATGCCCTGCTCGCAGGAATTGCGATGGAGCTGGGTGCAGCAGTGATCTTCACCAGCGAACATTCGGATAAGAGCCGGGGATCAGTGCGCGAGATGCGGCGGGCAACCGATATGATGGTGCTGGCACGGGACCGCCCCTATCCCAAGGATCTCGGTATCGATCTCCTGATCCTCAAAGAGAAGCGCCGGCGACGGGAGCCACCGCTTGACTACGACACGATGATCCCGGCAAAAAAGATGCCCGACGATCTTGAATACGATCCGAAGGGGAATTTCCGGATCGGCATCGAAGGCGATAAGATCGTAGCGGTAATCCACGGCAAGGCAATTTCCGGGAAGCGCTGGCAGGATCTCCTGCACACGATCATTGACGCAGGCGACATATCCCTGCTGGACCACGCCGGCTATCTCGGGCGGGAACTCTACAAGGCAGAACTTGCAATCCGGTACTGGCGGAGTTTCGAACAGGACGGGGAGTTCTGA
- a CDS encoding PHP domain-containing protein codes for MLTCDLHVHTNYSKDGESSVEEILRRAEEAGLDAIAITDHDTVDGAKKALTIPSTVLVIPGIEVSTKQGHLLVLGVTEVIPSGLDVVATVEIARRMGGLLILPHPYHVWRHGVARRKNAGMAVVDAVESFNSRYIVGSANKKAARIAKRLGKPCVGGSDAHNARFVGFGRTYVEAEKNVPYILEAIRAGNVSCGGKQTPLRTYTRQSINNTWKKIKRITRHVQLR; via the coding sequence ATGCTGACCTGCGACCTGCATGTACATACCAATTATTCCAAGGACGGTGAAAGCAGCGTCGAGGAGATCCTCCGGCGAGCCGAGGAGGCTGGGCTGGATGCGATCGCCATAACTGATCACGATACCGTTGACGGGGCAAAAAAGGCCCTGACGATACCGTCCACGGTCCTCGTGATACCGGGTATCGAGGTCTCGACCAAACAGGGACATCTCCTCGTCCTTGGCGTAACGGAAGTGATCCCGTCCGGCCTCGATGTGGTGGCTACCGTTGAGATTGCCCGCAGGATGGGAGGGCTTCTCATCCTCCCCCACCCCTACCATGTCTGGCGGCATGGTGTTGCGCGGCGGAAGAATGCGGGGATGGCCGTCGTTGATGCTGTCGAATCCTTCAACAGCAGGTACATCGTCGGATCAGCAAACAAGAAAGCGGCTCGCATTGCAAAGCGGCTGGGTAAACCCTGTGTGGGCGGGAGCGATGCCCACAATGCCCGGTTCGTCGGGTTTGGCAGAACCTATGTGGAAGCCGAGAAGAATGTCCCGTACATACTCGAAGCTATACGGGCCGGAAATGTCTCCTGCGGCGGAAAACAGACGCCGCTGCGCACCTATACCCGCCAGTCGATCAACAACACATGGAAGAAGATCAAAAGGATCACCCGGCACGTGCAGCTCCGGTAA